The nucleotide window CCAATCTGAGCCTTTCCGGATCTATTTGATATTTCACAGCGACTCATTTAGATACCCAAAGAGGTCAGGCAATAAAAGCAAAGAATAGATTCAGTCACGAGTTCCTGATTTACTATAATCTAAGTCAAGGGTTTTCAAATTAGGGTCCAGGGACCCCCAAGGGGGGCACATTTTGACTTTTCACTTTCTTTCAGGAGTGTGTCATTGGTGAAGACTGCGGGGAGGGCAAGTTTTGTCTGTATGAAACGCGCATCTCCAAGTGTCTGCCTTGCAAAGAGCTCGATGCGGTAAGAGGTTTTACATTTCACTGACTTGGCACACCACAATCGTCCTGTACAGTAAAAGATCCGTTTGCTTATTAAATCTCGAGTCTCGTCCCCAGTTATTTCCATTcaattcaatatttttttcttctaaaCATAGCACCCAACAATGTGGCTTTCCAACATGATGCAACCAAGCCTGCATTGCGACTGCATTGCAGCACAGCATATGTGCACCTGAAATGTGATATGCTAAAGCGATCCTTTATTGAGGTTCACAACAAAGTGCACAGATTGTTAAATATGAGCAGTCCTGAATAGGACACATTGAGGAGAGGTCCTAGCATCTCTGCAATGAAGAAGCATCTTCTGGATATGTTTGGCTGTAGGAGAAACTATAAATAAGCATTACAGAAAAGGAAATGTTATAtttgttacttaaaaaaaatattattgtattgtttATCTTTATTTTCCTCAGACATGTTCAAAAGATGAAGAATGTTGTGCAGGACAGTTGTGCGTGTGGGGTCAGTGTGCGCAAAACAGCACGAAGGGAGACGCGGGTACCGTCTGTCAACACCAGAGTGACTGTAAAGAGGAATTCTGCTGTGCCTTACATAAGGGTATGAGTACTGAGCACAATCAAAAGGCAAACTATTTTAAAGGagcactgtgtagattttagcggcatctagtggtgaggttgtgaattgcaaccaacagctcagttcaCAGCTCAaagcacatagagaagctacggtagccaccacaggacaaacatgtcatcatctaATACAACAAAATAGTGATGAAATGCaatctgtagagcagtttgtccatttagggcaggagtggggaaccctgggtcctggagggccactgtcctgcagagtttagttccaaccctaaccaaacacacctgaattttatttccaagtaatcctgaagacttgaattagatttttcaggtgtgtttaattagggttggaactaaactctgcaggacagtggccctccaggaccagggttccccacccctgatttagggctactgtaaaaacatggcggcacaaaatggtgacctCCATATAAGGGGACCAGTGGTGTATGTtgataaaaatggctcattaaCTTTTTCCCCGCCACTGACGAGTTAACCCGTCAATTAAGgaaaaacgcttccctgccaatggtAATCggtatttccactattatccaccaggtggagctcttacccaacttataaaatccagaagtattcccttagggaaaacagttcaaactccatgtatgttttgatcattgctCTGTATcagatctctatcaaaagtccttcacaaaaatgcaattatctcaattttttgctcaaaattttttatttttaaagaaacgtacactgtaaaaattaatatgctggatttacttactatttattttgcatggatcatttttgcatgcacttttttaagtaagttttacttgaaattttaagcaattgcataAATAGCTTTACATTTCATAATACTTaagctactttaaaaaaaatgctaaatgatgcactatatttttaaggaAATCCAGCCCTTTTTTTTTAGTGTACTcatatagagacagagcgcagcgcgtcataacatgaaaaccacgcccaccgggggggaaacaatccaacagtctccattgactttgtatagcgagaggccgcctccttgtcatttctggcttataacaaaaacagaataatgcctaaaagctgctgtgtgacaatatgtacagctaacaagccaaaaaaaaccagaaataagtttttataagctgtcgaacCGTAAAACTCAGCCTTTAAcgagaaaaaagtggatcgccgactacgtttccccctagtaGACGCAGTTCTATTAAAGGGctatttatagtcgtgcgtaggttcatccgtagcctgtgcgtagctctgcgtagcctgacgcgcacctcacaaaaaatttaacagtgcgtcagatctacgcggaccgcaagcgctgtgattggtccaccagaacccctcccgtcaggtaaaaaaactgtgtcataggtatttccgtttgagacggtgaatacaaagatgagccaagttgaggagtgatttaactcaaactgcatcaaaagtcgttgtttatttactttcatcattgctggtcttctcaaattctacactacaagttgctatttcttctttgCACGTCGATGCGgaggacgacgcaaaagtataaatgaaaaccgacgcggaacctacgccgtcgtggctacgccgtaggacctacgcacgactataacgagcccttaaaggcgttctaagcgaatctgcgagacgttagtttttgttgacgtttgaattgttttcaaacagacggagcgtagttaactcctccccctccccctcccttccgtgctttcatgaacgcgcccaacccccacccccaaatccttcttgtcgtttattggctgcaacattttgttatggtttctgtttgtaggtttggccactgtgttgttattgccgtttgtgaagcctgggctgtctacagagatcgcgtttttttacagtttgatcagcggacaggcagcaagcagatagtgaggagatgtttgctgtatgtaataaaaaatgttttatggtctaaaacgcgtcaattcgcttagagcacctttaatatgagtactatgaaaagttgcctgtttccacttttgtgtctttaaacgctcattttttggggtcgacagcttataaaaacttatttacagattaaacttaaaaacagaataatacctaaaagctgctgtgtgacaaggtgtacagctaacaagcaaaaaaaaaaacagaaatacgtttttataagctgtcaaCCTCAAAAAATGAgcatttaaagacacaaaagtggaaacaggcaacttttcatagtactcatattaggagaactgcgtccactaggggcaaacgtagtcggcgatccactcttttctccttaaaagctgggttttacggctcgacagcttataaaaacttatttctgggttctttggcttgttagctgtacatattgtcacacagcagcttttaggcattattctgttttttgttataagccagaaatgacaaggaggcagcctctcgcaatacaaagtcaatggagacggttggattgttctcccccccggtgggcgtggttttcaaatttgcataactgcgctctgtctctatttgatgataaaaagagaacaaatgaaggtgggatgaaacgttttttttttttttttaaagcagagggtttttgttctttcatttgatatattgtatgtttatatatttaagaacCATTTTCTGgcaggcattaaacttttgtgaaaatcataaaagaTGCTGCCGCTAGCtggtaacttttttttaaatgcgagttaaaggtaataaaacatagcgcttcattatgtaaggtctttatacatcactgaaaacatagttatgtatattatattgcttttttatcaatagatcctcctaaaatgtacacattgcACTTTtaaggaaaaaggaatttttttatGACTTCTAACTTGACCTGTTTATAATTTGATTTGTTATCAGCCCTGTTATTTCCAGTGTGCATTCCTAAGCCAATAGAACGTGAGCGCTGCATTATTTCAGCCCATCATCTGATGGGGTTGTTGTCATGGGATATGGATGTGGACGGTCCTCAAGAACACTGTCCTTGTGTTGGTAAACTACAGTGCCAACATTTGGGGTAACTTCacaaattttcacttaaaacttctcatttaaaataaaaaaacatgaataatatatatataattttaatttatttatttcaaaacaaagaaaagatttatttgaaaatatttttaaatgtatgatTTTGAGTATAAAAACCAGCCAAGATATATTTtatgcaatgtttgtaaccaaaccatttttaagcaccattgactttcacagtagtatttttcctactatggaagtcaatggtgcttccgTTTTctgtttattacaaatatcttcatttgtgttctgcATAACAGAcacattttgggtgaactatccctttatctCACGTCAATGATGGTGAGGTCTTTAACCTCTCTTtcctctcgctctctttctcagGCGGGGTGCTCTGTGCTTGAAAAGTCCGAACTCCAGCGAGGAAGATCTCGCTGACGAGCTCTACTCAGAGGTCGACTACATCGTCTAGTGAGAATCGACCTGCATTAAAAGCAAGATGAAGGAACATGCAACATTGCCTTTAAAAGCTTTGCAGGACACCACTATAACCATCCAAACCTACACAGATGAAATAAAACGCTGCTTTGGGTTCTGATCATTAAAGAGCAACACTTATTCTGAATGTATACAGCAAGACTAAACATTTGGTGACGCATAATATAAAACAGATCATTATAATGAGATTCACTTCTTCTTAGGTAAATGCAATAGTGATGCCAAGAATTTCACTCTCATGTAATCTTACTTTGACTCGCTTCAGAAAATAAAGTCAATAAAACCTTCCCCATGTCATTTTTCTTAACTTTCATATTTGTGAGTGTCTGTGTGTGATTGTTGACATTTGGTTCGgattatataaattatacatgtaaacaaacattttaatcagattgcaatgtttagggttcATATAACCTGTTTAGGGTACGTCGTAACCTGCaatcaaattaaattaagtTAGAAATTTGAGCATGTAAACATAACCAATGTATTATATACCCAAAAAAGGTAAAAACTTAACCTCATCCTAgcaacagaaaaggtacagtacaCTCTACAAataaacggtgctatatagcaccaaaagtggttctttgctcgtaatcatagaagaagaaccatttttagtgccatatagcaccggtgaagcacctgtatagcacctgtgtagaaccgtataggggccatatagcaccacatatggttctacacgtgtgcttcaccggtgctatatggcactaaaaatggttcttctatgattaggagcaaagaaccacttttggtgctatatagcaccgtttgtttttagtgtGTATAGTAAAAAATATTCAGCATTTTCAACactatctcacgagaattcgtacatattttacaagttggctaattcgtataaatTCATAGGACCAAATTCGTATATTTTTGTACcgtttgccttgacccctgtgacgttggggttaggtttCACTGGTTTTTTTCCCATGAGAATCGTacgtttttgcacgattaacttcgtatgaattaatacaagttggctaattcgtattaattcatacaaaattaatcgtaaaatatgtacgatttcgtgtgagatcaggctggcaTTTTTATCAAATCAACATCATTTTTTGTTGCTTTAACttaacatattaaacaatttcatgttgtttttataagttatgtcaacttttcacaagccaaaacttaaaatagtaggttgaattgagttgcaaaaccaagtttttACTTTATGCTGCTTTTTTACAATGAAGGTACAGTGGACTACCAGtaaaattgatataaatttgGGACCCAAATTACTCTTTGACCTGACCATGTTTTTCTTAACCCTTGTGGGTTGTGTTGAGgtcatttttggccatttttgtttttttatgtcttaatttggccacaaatttctctgtgtttcagcaaatggaatgattttcggtgacaaatcttatattaacacatattttgagaaaatgctttgaaatttttcaaaaactcaacaatataTCGTGGGCAAATGTTCTACCCTTTCGGGTTGTTCGTGTACAAAAAAACCCCACTgaattaaacggctgtaaaaatgtatcagaatattttttccaaatgtattttcataaatctgttaatcgcCCTtggtactgatcaaaactaccaaatgcttaaaaaatgtccatgattttaactctttaattgccaagttcataagtggtaTCACTGATTTGatggaaaaaacacaaaattacagattttcaatataaaaatgttgtgATTGTGGACTGTTTTCTTTTACCTTTTTCATTGTtcaatttatttgaagttgtCTTTGCATTTTGTTTCATAATAAATGTTCATAAATCTGATGCAGAGAAGATTTTTTTCAAACACAAACGCACTCTCtcaatttctctctctctctctaatatgCTGTTATACTGCATACAAGCCAGAAAGTAagctgtttttttgcacaggcctactaaagggttaatggtgccacatggtgatcaacagtaaaaatgacaaattttacctcttagcaaaaggaaaaaccaccaacaatcaaaaatgcatgattatatggtgtcatggctttgcaatcaaaaaatgttgatataatggaagtcaatggggcaaaaacagtaaatgagggtgtaaaagaataaaaactgatgctgcacaaaaactaaaaatgcaccaaagtcaatgtttttaccaatctttggcatgcccaagactgtgaaaaaggttttaaaaaatccagtccacaatcactttttatattgaaaatcagtcaatttgtgttttttccccaaatcagtgacaccacttatgaacttggcaattaaagagttaaaatcatggaaattttgtaaacatttggtatgTTTGATCGTGAGGTTGGTTAACAGATTTgatgaaaaaaaagaaaaaaaatgaatctgataaatttttacagccgttaAATTCAGTGACCTTTTTTGTACACGAACAACCCACAAGAGTTaagtgttttttctttaattgcTAATGCGAACTTTTTACACCACAGACTGAAcaaaattaaaggaaaacaccaccgttttcaatattttactatgttcttacctcaacttagatgaattaatacacacctatcttttttcaatgcgtgcacttttaatttttgtgcaacgcttcttgaatgtgttagcatttagcctaaccccattcattcctatggctccaaacaaaagttttgttttgtgtcaccatacttactcatgtaacgaCTCATGTAAcaatgtctttaaatagggaaaacatggaagtgtttggtggcttctaaattcatccctgtttggatcctaaggaatgaatggggctaggctaaatgctaacacattcacaaggagctgtacaaagattaaaggtcacattctttctgatcccatttttttttaaacgctagtttgtgtgtaatgttgctatgatagcataaataatacctgctgAAAAAGTTCACTGTTTGTAGTAAATAccaatatatttataatatgcCGCATTTATCCAAAAATAACCGAGAATTCTGGTAAAACTCACCTGGTCCTACACCCTACCTGGTCTCTGATCCACAGAAATGAACCTTTTTTCAAGAAGTGTGACACATAATGGTGCAATTCCTAAATTCATTTAGTTTATAATACATATAATAACCATCCCACTCTTAATAACAACCACTTTACAAAGCCTGCTTAAATGagtttttacatttacagtatgcttacaaagaaaaagaaaatttagATTCAACCGAATGAAATTTTTTCTCCTTATGAGTGTGAATATGCAATGTAAGACGTCAACCTGAAAACAGGCAGACAGAGTTTGATTGTTGCTCTTTATTTGAATATTGGCATGTCTACAGCTTGTGGCAGCGTACGGAGACCAGTGCTCTGCGGTGCCGGGGAGGGACACTTGGGCTCCTGCGGTGGGGCGTTCACACACCCGCCGCCTTCCAGCTACGCAAAAACAGCATCGAGAAGCATTtccacacatgcacacacacacacactcgccaCATCTGAACCCGCAACAGGCTGTgttcacaaaataaaataacaaaacacaGGATGAGACATTTCTAGATGGAAAAAGAAAGTCGAGTACAGATCAAAacgaaaataattaaaacacgTGCCATTAAAAGTCACTCACAAGACCTAACATCTTTATCAGTCCGTAGTGAAATAATTTACAGgattaacaacaacaacaaaaaaccaAAACAGGTAAATGCAGCTCTCTACTTGATTCGTGTTGCTTTACTCCTAAAGGCTCGCAATCTCGTATGTACCAGTGTCAGTAGCCCCAGTAGAAAGAATGATAAAAGAGCAAAGGGCGGGGCTTCAAATATCGATAGCCACGCCCATCCCCAAACAAACAGGGAAGCATTAACCTTGTCAGCCAGAAAAGAAGCATTTAATTCACAACTGTgtgttaaataaacaaaacgatATCCCAAAATTTCAAGTGAGAGCCATCATACCCAAAAACTTCAAGTGAAAGTATCACGTAACCGGACGAGGCCGGTCGAAGAGCTCTACGAAGTGGAAGATGAGCAGTGCCGTCACCCCTGCGGTCTGTAGGACGTCTGAAGGTATCCGGGTACAT belongs to Paramisgurnus dabryanus chromosome 2, PD_genome_1.1, whole genome shotgun sequence and includes:
- the dkk3a gene encoding dickkopf-related protein 3a, whose translation is MFLLGLYLCLGIVNGIIPETSKTAVDIIANVETKILEETTLNEKVEEPREDTQQKLDDAEHLMDNETAGLNPNVSSNPQNESAMEINAGNQSTYITEMTNKTTDNVTDEMTISKETQSSHTSNSIDHECVIGEDCGEGKFCLYETRISKCLPCKELDATCSKDEECCAGQLCVWGQCAQNSTKGDAGTVCQHQSDCKEEFCCALHKALLFPVCIPKPIERERCIISAHHLMGLLSWDMDVDGPQEHCPCVGKLQCQHLGRGALCLKSPNSSEEDLADELYSEVDYIV